The Mycobacterium haemophilum DSM 44634 sequence AGGCGCGCCAAGCGAGACGGTTCCGGCGGCTGCCCCGCCGATAAACCGTTCCATTTGTCTGGGTCCAAACCGCGAACCGTAGCGGTAGCGGTGGTTCCTCCGGGACACGACTCACCGCCGGCGTGCCAGACCCGCACGGCGCAAACGTAGCGAAGCCTTACCATCGGGCGAATGCAACGGTTAGAATCGGCATGGCCGAGGGCCCGCTTTGATGCCCGCCACTACCCGTCTATACCCCGCCTACACACCCGCCAGCGAGGAAAAACCGCCGATGGCCAACGCCAAGTCACCTGCCGAACCGGCAGTGCTGGTCGTGCACAGCGGCGAAACGTCGCACGCGATCGAGCCCGGCCGTGGCGTCGTGACCATCGGACGCGAGCCGCAGGCGGGTGTGCAGATCGACGATCCACGCATCTCCCAAGAGCATCTGCGGGCGGAATCTTCCGATGGGCAATGGCGGATCGTCGACAGCAGCCCGAATGGCATGTTCGTCGACGGATTACGGAAGACGTCTGTGACGGTCACCGACAAGACCGTCGTCCGGTTCGGGAACCCCACTTCCGGCAAGGCGCTGACGTTTGAACTCGTCAAGCCGCCCACACACGATGGCCAGCCCGCTGAGGACTCGGACGATATGAGCAACTCCGCAGCCAACGAGCAGGATCCAGGTTTAGCTCGGGCCGGAGCGGCCGCTGCTGCACGCCGTCGTGAACTCGACATCAGTCAGCGCAGCCTCGCAGCCGACGGGGTCATCAATGCGGGCGCACTCATCGCCTTTGAAAAGGGCCGCAGTTGGCCTCGCGAACGAACCCGGGCCAAGCTTGAAGAGGTCCTGCAGTGGCCCGCCGGGACGATCGCGCGGATCCGGCAGGGCGAGCCGGCCACCGGCGAAACACGCACCCCATCGCCGCGTCCCGACGGCCCCACCTCCGATGCCCCGGCGCCTGACGGCCCGGCGTCGCTGATCGCGCAGGCGGTCACTGCTGCCGTAGACGGCTGCAGCCTGGCGATCGCCGCGTTGCCGCCGACCGATGATCCGCAGTTCACCGAACGAGCAGCCCCAATCCTTGCTGATTTACGCCAGCTCGAGGCGATTGCCGTCCGCGCAACCCGCATCAGTCGGATTACCCCGGAATTGCTCAAGGCGCTGGGCGCGGTCCGCCGTCACCACGACGAGCTGATGCGGCGCGGGGCGACCGCCCCAGGCGCCACTCTGGCCCAGCGCCTATATGCGGCCCGGCGGCGGGCCAACCTTTCGGCCCGCGAGACTGCACAAGCAGCCGGCGTCGCAGAAGAGCTCATCGTCCGCGCAGAAGCTGAGGAAGCTTTACCCGCCAGCGCCGTCGATGCCATCGAAGCGCTGCTGAGCCAGATCAATTGAGGCGGACTCCGGGACACCACACCCAAGCGCCGTGCAGCCCCACGGTTCGCCGCCGACGTCGATGTCGTCGCGACGCTTTGTGCTCTCCACCCGCTTAGTTGTCGAAATCGCTCGTCTAACCCAGAAATTCGTGCACGAACCCCCCGGGGTGCGCTGCTAAGCTCAATGTGCGGTGCAAAGGTGCACATAAAGTGACAGTGCACAGGATCAGCGAGTGTAAGGAAGCGCTTAAATGTCGGGAAGCGGAATTTGCGATAGAACAATTGGTACCATTTCCGGCTTGTTGCTAATGCTTGGTGAGGGCATCCCCGACCCAGGCGATGTCTTCAAAGCCCCTTCGTCTATGTTCACGTCAATCGCCACCGAGATCGGCAAGGCTGTTCCCGGTATGGACTGGGTCGGCAAGGCCGCGGATGCCTATTCCGCTCAGAATCTCGCCAACCAGCTTCGCGCGCAGACGATGAGCCAGGTCGACAGATTGACCAACAACTTTGTGTCGAATCAGGCCGAATACGTCACTAACACCCGCAAGGTCCTGAACGCCATGAAGAGCATGGTTCAGGGAACGCGCAAGGCGTGCAAATGGCTTGAAGACCATCTATGGCTCGTCGGCGATGCGGCTTCGTATGCGATCGCCATTCCCGCCTGCGGCCTTGCGATGGCGGTCGTCGGTGGCGCCATGCTCTATTTGACGATCATGACCCTGGTCAACACGACCAATCTGCAGGGAGTGCTGGGCAACTTGCTCGACATGATCGCGAGCTTGCCGAAGGACTTGCTCAACTTGATTCCCGGGCTGATCGACTGGATTGGTGGCTTGATACCCAACATCCCCGGCATCTGGCCGCCAAACTTCAACATCCCCGACTGGTCAGACTGGATCCCCAAGATGCCCGACTTCAAATGGCCCGACCTCCCGAGCTTCCCGGGCTTCCCGGACTTTAAGTGGCCTGACCTCCCCGGATTCCCGGACTTTAAGTGGCCCGACCTCCCCGGCTTCCCGGACTTCGAGTTCCCAGACTTCAATATTCCCGGTTTCCCCAGTTTGCCCGGCATCATTCCCGGTTTCCCCAGCTTGCCCGGCATGCCGAGCTTGCCCAACTTGTTCCCTGGCTTGCCGAGCTTGCCCGACTTGTTCGGCAACATCGGCAAGTTGCCCCAATGGGGTGATTTCGCCAAGTTGCCCGACTTCTTGGGCGGCATATTCGGCACGCCCTCGTTGAATTTTGCCAACGTGATCCCGCTTAACCAGCTGCCAGCGATGAGCCAGCTGACGGCAACCCTGGGTCAGTTGACTCAACTCACCGGGAGCGGCGGGGGCTTGCAACTCGCCCAATCAGCCGGCTCAATGGCCGGTTCGCAAGCCGGCTCGCTCGTCTCGCAAACCTCGCAAGGGGGACAGCAGCAAGGCACCCTCGTCAGCGACGTCAAGAAGGACGACGAAGAAGAGGGCGCCGGTGCGGGCACAGCCGGTGCGGAGCGCGCTCCGATCCAGGCGACCGGTGGGGGCACCACCGGAGAGACGGGTGGACGCGTCCTGTGACGCCGTCGGCGACCTCACGCCTAACGGGCAAAAACCCTAGCGGGCCAAGACCATAACAAGTAGAAAACGTACCTAGAGGAGGAGATAACTCATGACAACGATTCTGGGCGTCATCCCGTCATGGCTGCAGACACTGGGCGGGATGCAAAACACCATCTCGGGCGATGTCAAAACCGCGACCGGGAAAGTCACGGGAATCAGCCAACGAGTCTCGCAGACGCACGGGTCATACACTTCACAATTCAACAATGTGCTGGCCACGCTAGAGACCACCCGCAACCAGGCAGGCACCGGCGTCGCAGGGGTTTCCAGCTCGCTTGGCTCGAGTCTGCTGCAGGCCGCTGCCGCCTACCTGAATACCGATATATTTGGCGGCCAGACGCTCAACAAGACGGTTAATATGTGACTATGTCCGGTCCGCTGGCTTCCAGTCGCGCGGGCCGCGTCAATGATGTGGTCGGCGTCGAGATGACTATCGACGGTGCGTTGGTGGTCGCGGACCGGTTGCATCTCGTAGATTTCCCTACGGCACTCGGGATACGGGTCAATATTCCTCAACAGGAACTACGAGCCGTCGTCTGGGAACAGGTGCAACGTGACCTCACCGCCCAGGGAATCCTGGACGCTCACGGCCAACCTCACCCCACGGTCGCGGCGATGTTAGATACGCTTAGCCGCCCGGACCGGGCGTTGGAGGCTCGGTGGTGGCGTCGCAATGTTGGCAACATCATGGTGCGCTTTGTTGTGTGCCGCAAGGGCGACCGCCATGTCATCGCAGCGCGCGACGGTGACATGCTGGTGTTACAGCTAGTGGCTCCCAAGGTCGGCCTGGCGGGCATGGTGACCACCGTGCTGGGCCCCGCAGAACCCGCAAATGTCCAGCCGCTGACCGGCATCGCCAGCAAACTGGCCGAGTGCAGAACCGCGGCCCAGCTGGTCCGGCAAGGTGTCGAACCAAGCTCGGCCCGCATCTACGCCGAGATCGTCGCGAACCCGTCCAGCTGGGTGGAGATCATCGCTACTCAACGCCACCCGGGAGGCACGACGACACACACGGACGCGGCTGCAGGGGTCCTCGACTCGGCACAGGGCAGGTTGGTGTCGCTGCCCCGCCACGTTGGCGGCGAACTGTACGGGAGCTTCCTCCCGGGCACTCAGCAAAATCTACAGGTCGCCTTAGACAGCTTGATGGAGCTCCTGCCAGCGGGTTCCTGGTTAGATCGCGCTAACGCCGCCTTCCGACGCTAACTTCCCCCTCACTCCTCGCGCTACGACTTTAGAAAGGGACGCCACAGTGAACCTGCCCGGGAATGACGACGACGACAACGACCTGTCGGCCCTGGATTTTTACAGCACCGACCGCGGCCACGAGTCGTCGTCTTTCGACGCGCTCGATGGTTACGCGCCAACCGAGCCCGAGGCCACTGAAGACGACGACCTCGATGTTCTCCAATCTCTGACTGAGCCAGAGGAAGAGATTGAAGTCGACCTATTCACGGTGACCAACCCCGCCAAATCGGTATCGGTATCGGCGCTCATGGACGGCAGAGTCCACCAAGTCAAGCTGTCGGACAAAGCGACTCGCATGGGCGAAACGAAACTCGCGGAAGAGATCTTTGTCCTGGCGAGCTTGGCTCGGCAGAAAGCGCGAGCTGCCCAGTACACCTACATGCTCGACAACCTCGAAGGCGACGAAGAAAGCACGGCCGCCATCCGTGAACTCGTAGGGCTGACCCTGAATTTGCCAACGCCGGAGCAGGCGGCCGCGGAAGAAGAAGAGGTGTTCGCCACCCGATACTTCGGCGAAAATGATTGATCGCCTGGGCAGCCTCTTCGAAAGCGCCGCCGGCATGTTGCCGATGTCGGAGGCGCGATCGTTGGAGCTGTTCACCGAGATCACGAATTACGACGAAGCTGCCTGCGATGCATGGATCGGCCGGATCCGCTGCGGCGACACCGACCGGGTGACACTGTTTCGCGCCTGGTATTCGCGCAGGAACTTCGGGCAGTTGTCGGGGTCCGTCCAGATCCCGATGACCACCCTCAACGCCAGGGTCCCCATCGGGGGCCTATATGGCGACATCACCTACCCGGTTACGTCGCCGCTGGCTATCACCATGGGTTTCGCCGCGTGCGAAGCGGCGCAAGGTAACTTCGCCGACGCCATGGAGGCGATTGATGCCACTCCGGTCACCGGTTCCGAACACCTCGTGGCGTGGCTCAAGGCGGTGGTCTACGGCGCAGCCGAACGATGGACCGACGTGATCGACGAAGTCAAGGGCGCCGGGAAGTGGCCAGACAAGTTCCTGGCTGGCGCCGCTGGTGTCGCGCATGGGGTGGCCGCGGCCAACCTCGGCTTGTTCACCGAGGCCGAACGTCGACTCACCGAGGCGAATGACTCGCCGGCTGGCGAAGCGTGTGCCCGCTCCATCGCGTGGTATCTGGCGATGGCACGGCGCAGCCAGGGCAATGAAGACGCCGCGGTGGCGCTGCTGGAGTGGTTGCAGACCACCCACCCGGACGCCAAAGTATCTGCGGCGCTAAAGGATCCGTCGTACCGCCTGAAGACGACGACTGCCGAACAGATAGCCGCCCGCGCGGATCCTTGGGATCCGGGCAGTGTCGTGGCCGACCACTCCGATCGAGAGAGACTGCTCGCCCAGGCGCAGGCCGAGCTGGACCGGCAGATTGGGCTCACCAGGGTTAAAACCCAGATCGAGAGGTACCGCGCCGCGACGATGATGGCGAGGGTTCGCGCTGCCAAAGGCATGAAGGTCGCGCAACCGAGCAAACATATGATTTTCACCGGGCCACCCGGTACTGGCAAGACCACTATCGCGCGGGTGGTGGCCAATATCCTGGCCGGATTGGGCGTCATCTCGGAACCAAAGCTTGTCGAAACGTCGCGCAAAGATTTCGTCGCCGAATACGAGGGGCAGTCGGCGGTCAAGACCGCCAAGACAATCGATCTTGCCCTCGGCGGCGTGCTGTTCATCGACGAGGCCTACGCGCTGGTGCAGGAACGGGACGGGCGCACGGACCCGTTCGGACAAGAGGCGCTGGACACCCTGCTGGCGCGGATGGAAAACGACCGCGATCGACTGGTGGTGATCATCGCCGGCTACAGCTCCGATATCGATCGGCTGCTGGAAACCAATGAAGGTCTGCGATCGCGCTTCGCGACTCGAATCGAATTCGATACCTATTCCCCTGAAGAGCTTCTCGAGATCGCAAAAGTCATTGCAACTGCTGCCGATTCATCGTTGAGTGCGGAAGCGAGCGATAACCTGCTGGAGGCGGCCAAGCAGCTCGCCCAGCGGACATTGCGCGGCCGACCTGCCCTCGACGTTGCCGGCAACGGCCGCTACGCGCGACAATTGGTGGAAGCCGCTGAACAGTGTCGTGATATGCGGCTGGCTCAGGGCCTCGACATCGAGCAACTGGACGTGGACCGACTGCAGGAGATCAACGGCTCAGACATGGCCGAGGCGATCGCCACGGTGCACGCGCACCTCAACATGAGAGAGTGAACCATGGGGCTTCGCCTGACCACCAAGGTTCAGGTCAGCGGCTGGCGCTTCCTGCTTCGCCGAGTTGAGCATGCCATCGTGCGGCGCGACACCCGGATGTTCGACGATCCGCTGCAGTTCTACAGTCGCTCGATCGCGCTTGGCATCGTCGTCGCGGTTGCGATCCTGATAGGCGCCGTGCTGCTGGCATACTTCAAACCACAGGGCAAGCTGGGGGCCAGCACCCTGCTCACCGACCGGGCGACCAATCAGCTCTACGTGCTCTTGTCCGGGCAGTTGCATCCCGTCTACAACTTGACCTCGGCGCGGCTGGCGTTGGGCAACCCGGCCTACCCCGCTGCCGTGAAGTCCAGCGAATTGACCAAGCTGCCCATGGGCCAGACCATCGGAATCCCCGGTGCGCCCTATGCCACGCCTGTTTCAGGGGATTCCTTGTCAACCTGGACATTGTGCGACACCGTCACCAGGGCCGAGAGCGAGTCGCCGTCGGTGCAGACGTCGGTGATAGTACGGCCACTGCAGATCGACCCTGCGATAGATCCACTGCAGCCCAGCGAGGCGCTGCTGGCGTCCTACCAGGGCAAAACGTGGCTTGTTGACTTAAAGGGGCGGCATTACATCGATTTGTCCGACCGGGCCCTCACCTCGGCCGTGGGCATACCGGTAAACATTAAGCCGACCCCCCTCTCTGAGGGCCTGTTCAACGCGCTGCCCGATGTCGGCAAGTGGGAGCTGCCGCCGATTCCTGACACCGGAGCACCCAACTCGCTGGGGTTATCCCCAGACCTCGTGATCGGGTCGGTGTTCCAAATCCACACTGACAAAGGCCCGCAATACTACGTGGTGCTGTCCGACGGCATCGCGCAGGTGAATGCCACCACCGCTGCCGCGTTGCGCGCTACTCAGTCGCACGGACTGATAGCGCCTCCTTCACTCGTGCCGAGCGTGGTCGTCCAAATTCCCGAACGGGTCTACAGCTCACCGCTGCCCGATGAACCACTCAAGATGGTGGTCCGGGGTGACCAGCCCACGCTGTGTTGGGCATGGGAACGCAGAGCCGGCGATCAGGCGCCGAAGACAACCGTGTTGATTGGTCGGCATCTGCCGCTACTGACGTCGGCCATGGGCACCGGTATCAAGCAGATTCGTGGGACAGCAACCGTTTATATCGATGGCGGCAGATACGTGGCGCTGCAGTCTCCAGATCCCCGGTACGGCGAATCCCTGTACTACGTCGACCCAGAAGGGGTGCGTTACGGCCTGGCGGACGCGGAAGCAGCGAAGGCGCTGGGCCTGGCGTCGCCGCAGACCGCGCCCTGGGAGATCGTCCGTCTCCTGGTGGAGGGTCCGGTGCTGTCCAGAGCCGCGGCTCTGCTCGAGCACGACACACTGCCCGCTGACCCAAGCCCCCGGAAAGTACCAGCAGGAACCCCCGGAGCGAGTTCATGACGACGAAAAAGTTCACCCCAACTATCACCCGCGGCCCGCGATTGACGCCGGGCGAGATCAGCCTTACGCCGCCCGATGACCTCGGTCTCGAAATCCCACCATCGGGTATGCAGAAGGTCCTTCCCTATGTGATGGGCGGCTGCATGGTCGGCATGATCGCGATCATGGTGGTTGGCGGCACCAAGCAGCTCTCGCCGTACATGCTGATGATGCCGATGATGATGGTCATGATGATGGTCGGTGGTATGGCCGGCGGCGGTGGCGGTGGCAAAAAGGTGCCTGAGATCAACGCCGACCGCAAGGAGTACCTGCGTTATCTGGCCGGACTACGCGCCCGGGTGACCTCCTCGGCCGCCTCGCAGGTGGCGTTCTTCAGTTATCACGCGCCCCATCCCCAAGATCTGCTGTCGATCGTGGGCACCCAGCGGCAGTGGTCACGGCCGGCGAACGCCGACTTCTACGCAGCTACCCGCATCGGTGTCGGCGACCAGCCCGCCGTGGACCGATTGTTGAAGCCGGCTGTCGGCGGGGAGCTGGCGGCTAGCGGTGCAGCGCCTCAGCCGTTCCTGGAACCGGTCAGCCACATGTGGGTGGTCAAATTTTTGCGGACCCACGGGCTGGTGCATGACTGCCCGAAATTGCTGCAGCTGCGCACATTTCCGACAATCGCTGTCGGCGGAGACACGGCTGGGGCAGCCGGATTGCTGACCGCGATGATCTGTCACCTGGCCGTGTTTCATCCGCCGGACCTGCTGCAAATCCGGGTTCTCACCGAGGACCCCGACGATCCCGATTGGTCCTGGCTGAAATGGCTTCCGCACGTTCAGCACCCGACGGAGACCGACGCCGCCGGGCCGACCCGACTGATCTTCACCCGCAGTGACGGTCTGGCCGATCTGACGTCGCGCGGTCCGCATGCACCCGACTCGCTGCCCGGTGGCCCCTACGTCGTCCTCGTGGATCTGACCGGCGGCAAGGCAGGGTTCCCGCCCGACGGCAGGGCCGGTGTCACGGTAATCACACTCGGCAATCACCGCGGCTCGACCTACCGCATCAGGGTCGGCGAGAACGGGACCGCCGACGACCGACTGCCTGGCCAGAGTTTCCGTCAAGTGACTTCGACCACCGACCGCCTCTCTACCGCGGAAGCCATCCGCATCGCTCGGAAGTTAGCCGGATGGTCGATCACCGGCACCATCCTCGATAAAACCTCGCGCGTGCAGAAAAAAGTGGCGACCGAATGGCACCAGCTGGTCGGTGCCAACACCGTCGAAGAGGTGCTACCGAGCCGCTGGCGGATGTACACCGACACTGACCGGGACCGCCTCAAGATCCCGTTTGGTCACGAACTCAAGACCGGCAATATCATGTACCTAGATATCAAGGAAGGCGCCGAGTTCGGCGGCGGACCGCACGGCATGCTGATCGGGACCACGGGGTCAGGAAAATCCGAATTCCTTCGGACCCTGATCTTGTCGTTGGTCGCAATGACGCACCCGGACCAGGTGAATCTCTTGCTTACCGACTTCAAAGGCGGTTCAACGTTCCTGGGAATGGAGAAGCTTCCACACACCGCTGCCGTGGTCACCAACATGGCCGAGGAAGCCGAACTGGTGAGCCGCATGGGTGAGGTGTTGACCGGCGAACTCGACCGCCGCCAGAACATCCTTCGACAGGCCGGCACGCTGGTCGGCGCGGCCGGCGCGCTCTCCGGAGTAGCCGAATACGAGAAGTACCGGGAACGGGGCGCCGACCTCGCACCGCTACCAACGCTTTTCGTCGTCGTCGACGAGTTCGCCGAGTTGCTGCAAAGTCACCCCGACTTCATCGGACTGTTCGACCGGATCTGCCGCGTCGGGCGGTCACTGCGCGTGCATCTGCTGCTGGCCACCCAGTCGCTGCAAACTGGAGGGGTGCGCATCGACAAACTAGAGCCCAACCTCACCTACCGCATCGCGTTGCGCACCACCAGCTCGGCGGAGTCCAAGGCGGTGATCGGAACCCCGGAAGCGCAGTACATCACCAACAAGGAAAGCGGTGTCGGGTTTCTCCGAGTTGGCATGGAAGACCCCGTCAAGTTCAGTTCCCTGTACACCGGTATCCCATTCATTCCGGCGATGGCAGCGGAAACCAACGGTGACGGTAGTCCGTCTAGCCCACGGGCCAGCCGGAAAAAGGTGCATATCCACGAGTTCACCGCCGCTCCAATCCTCGAACCGGCGACGACGTCATGACCCGCGCCGGCGACGATGCAGAGCGCAGCGATGAGAAGGAGCGGCGCAGATGAACCCCGCCGGCGACGATGCAGAACGCAGCGATGAGAAGGAGCGGCGCAGATGACTGCCGAACCGGAAGTACGAGCGCTTCGCGAGGTAGTGCTCGAGCAACTCGGCACCGGTGAATCCCGTGCATACAAGATGTGGCTGCCGCCGCTGCTCGATCCGGTACCACTGAACGAACTCATCGAGCGCGACAGCAACAGACATCCGCTGCGCTTTGCGTTGGGCATCATGGATGAGCCGCGCCGGCACCGCCAGGACATCTGGGGCGTCGATCTTTCCGGGGCGGGTGGCAACATCGGCATCGGGGGCGCGCCACAAACCGGGAAGACGACACTTCTGCAGACCATGGTGATGTCGGCAGCTGCCACGCACTCACCACGGGACGTCCAGTTCTACTGCATCGATCTCGGTGGTGGCGGGCTGATCTATCTGGAAAACCTGCCGCACGTCGGCGGGGTAGCGAACCGATCGGAGCCTGACCGGGTCAACCGCGTGATCGCCGAGGCGCAAGCCGTTATGCGGCAACGAGAAATTACCTTCAAAGAAAACCGGGTCGGCTCGATGGCGGCGTATCGGCAGCTGCGCACGGACCGCAACCATCCCGTCGCGGCCGACCCGTTCGGCGACGTATTTCTAATCATCGACGGTTGGTCGGCATTTGCCAGTGAGTTTCCCGACCTCGAAGGGACGGTCCAGGATCTAGCCGCACAAGGGCTTTCGTTCGGAGTCCACACGGTGATCACCACACCGCGCTGGACAGAACTGAAGTCACGCGTTCGTGACTATCTGGGCACCAAAATCGAGTTCCGACTCGGCGACGTCAACGACACCCAGATCGACCGCATTGCTCGGGATATCCCCGCCAATCGTCCGGGCCGGGCAATATCGGTCGAGAAGCATCACCTGATGATGGGGGTGCCGAGGTTCGACGGCGTACACAGCGCCGACGACCTGGTGGACGCGATGACAGCCGGGGTGACGCAGATCGCGGCTCAAACCACTGAACAGGCACCCAAGGTACGGGTTCTACCATCGCGCGTCTACCTGCACGAAATCGACCCGAACCCGCCCGGACCGGATTCCGACTACCGCACTCGCTGGACGATTCCGGTCGGAGTACGCGAAACCGACCTGTCGGTGGCCTACGCTCACATGAGTTCAAATCCGCACTTATTGATCTTCGGTAATTCTAAATCGGGCAAGACTCGCACAGCGCATGCGATCGCGCGTGCCATCTGTGCCCGCAACAGTCCGCAACAAGTGCGGTTCATGCTCGCCGACTACCGGTCGGGTCTGTTGGACGCGGTGCCGGACAGCCACCTGCTCGACGCCGGCGCGATCAACCGCAACAGCGCGAGCTTGGACGAGGCCATCCAAGCCCTGACGGCCAACCTGAAAAAGCGGTTGCCACCGGCCGACCTGACCACCGCGCAGTTACGGTCGCGGTCGTGGTGGAGCGGATTTGATGTCGTGCTGCTGGTCGACGATTGGCACATGATCGTCGGCGCCGCCGGCGGTGCGCCGCCCATGGGCCCACTCGCCCCGTTATTGCCAGCGGCCCCGGATATCGGGTTGCACATCATTGTCACCTGTCTGATGAGCCAGGCATATAAGGCGACTATGGACAAGTTCGTCGGCAGTGCCTTCGGGGCGGGAGCTCCGACCATCTTCCTTTCCGGCGATAAGCAGGAATTCCCCTCCTCCGAGATCAAGGTCAAGCGGCGGCCTCCTGGCCAGGCATTTATGGTCTCGCCGGAGGCCAAAGAGGTCATCCAGGCGGTCTACGTCGATCCTCCAGAAGAAGTGTTCGCAGCACCCCCAGCAGGCGGTTAGGATAATTTCAGTCCCAGCG is a genomic window containing:
- the eccCb gene encoding type VII secretion protein EccCb, with product MTAEPEVRALREVVLEQLGTGESRAYKMWLPPLLDPVPLNELIERDSNRHPLRFALGIMDEPRRHRQDIWGVDLSGAGGNIGIGGAPQTGKTTLLQTMVMSAAATHSPRDVQFYCIDLGGGGLIYLENLPHVGGVANRSEPDRVNRVIAEAQAVMRQREITFKENRVGSMAAYRQLRTDRNHPVAADPFGDVFLIIDGWSAFASEFPDLEGTVQDLAAQGLSFGVHTVITTPRWTELKSRVRDYLGTKIEFRLGDVNDTQIDRIARDIPANRPGRAISVEKHHLMMGVPRFDGVHSADDLVDAMTAGVTQIAAQTTEQAPKVRVLPSRVYLHEIDPNPPGPDSDYRTRWTIPVGVRETDLSVAYAHMSSNPHLLIFGNSKSGKTRTAHAIARAICARNSPQQVRFMLADYRSGLLDAVPDSHLLDAGAINRNSASLDEAIQALTANLKKRLPPADLTTAQLRSRSWWSGFDVVLLVDDWHMIVGAAGGAPPMGPLAPLLPAAPDIGLHIIVTCLMSQAYKATMDKFVGSAFGAGAPTIFLSGDKQEFPSSEIKVKRRPPGQAFMVSPEAKEVIQAVYVDPPEEVFAAPPAGG